In Limosilactobacillus sp. WILCCON 0051, a single window of DNA contains:
- a CDS encoding argininosuccinate synthase, with protein sequence MKQEKEKIVLAYSGGLDTSVAIAWLKNKGYDVIACCIDVGEGKDLEAIKAKGSQVGAYASVVIDAKEDFAENFVLPALQSNAMYEQEYPLVSALSRPLIVQKLVAVAKEYGATAIAHGCTGKGNDQVRFEAGIHALAPDMKIEDPIRDWHWSREEEIDYAKKNGIPVPITMESPYSIDENLWGRANECGILEDPWASAPEDAYDRTNPIEKTPDTPEIMEIQFAHGKPVALNGEAMPLAELIMKLDKIAGKHGIGRIDHVENRLVGIKSREIYECPAATVLLKAHKDLEDLTLEREAAHFKPVVELKMANLIYNGLWYSPLMKAIQAFIKETQKDVNGTVRVKLFKGNVVCEGRKSPNSLYDKNLATYTSADEFDQEAAGGFIKLWELPDKVYAQVQANAAKNQSEPSVKGETISAD encoded by the coding sequence ATGAAACAAGAAAAGGAAAAAATCGTTTTAGCTTATTCTGGCGGCCTGGATACCTCAGTCGCTATTGCCTGGCTTAAGAACAAAGGCTACGACGTAATTGCATGCTGTATTGACGTTGGTGAAGGCAAGGACCTGGAAGCCATCAAGGCCAAAGGAAGCCAAGTCGGCGCCTATGCATCCGTCGTTATCGATGCAAAAGAAGACTTTGCGGAAAACTTTGTCCTGCCCGCTCTGCAAAGCAATGCCATGTACGAACAAGAATATCCCCTGGTTTCTGCTCTTTCCCGACCTCTGATTGTTCAAAAGCTCGTTGCCGTTGCCAAGGAATACGGTGCTACTGCCATCGCCCATGGCTGCACTGGGAAAGGCAATGATCAGGTTCGTTTTGAAGCCGGCATCCATGCACTGGCTCCCGACATGAAGATTGAAGACCCAATTCGTGACTGGCACTGGTCACGGGAAGAAGAAATCGACTATGCCAAGAAGAATGGCATTCCCGTTCCAATCACCATGGAAAGCCCCTACTCGATTGACGAAAACCTGTGGGGCCGTGCCAATGAATGTGGGATTCTTGAAGATCCATGGGCCAGCGCTCCTGAAGACGCTTATGACCGGACCAACCCAATTGAAAAAACGCCGGACACGCCAGAAATCATGGAGATTCAATTCGCACACGGCAAGCCGGTTGCCCTTAACGGTGAAGCCATGCCACTGGCCGAACTGATCATGAAGCTCGACAAGATTGCCGGCAAACACGGAATTGGCCGGATCGATCACGTTGAAAATCGGCTGGTCGGCATCAAGTCGCGTGAAATCTACGAATGTCCTGCAGCTACGGTTCTTTTGAAGGCGCACAAAGATCTGGAAGACCTGACTCTGGAACGTGAGGCAGCTCACTTCAAGCCGGTCGTTGAACTGAAGATGGCCAACCTGATCTACAATGGTCTGTGGTACTCGCCATTAATGAAGGCCATTCAAGCATTCATTAAAGAAACGCAAAAAGACGTCAACGGCACGGTTCGGGTCAAGCTGTTTAAAGGCAACGTTGTCTGTGAAGGTCGGAAGTCTCCTAATTCCTTATACGACAAGAATCTGGCTACCTACACCTCTGCCGATGAATTTGATCAGGAAGCTGCTGGTGGCTTCATCAAGCTTTGGGAACTGCCTGACAAGGTCTATGCTCAAGTGCAGGCCAATGCTGCCAAGAACCAATCTGAACCTAGCGTAAAGGGGGAAACCATCAGTGCCGATTAA
- the argH gene encoding argininosuccinate lyase: MPIKRMWGGRFEESGSDLVNKFGASITFDQEMAQEDIQGSLAHVKMLKATKILDAADADAIIKGLETLDEKLKQGKLSFNIENEDIHMNIEALLTAEIGPVAGKLHTGRSRNDQVATDLHLYVKERLPQVIAAIKKLQQVLVDKASDNVETIMPGYTHMQHAQPISYGHYLMAYFQMLQRDAERFKFNMQHTDVSPLGAAALAGTTFPIDRQLSAKYLGFSDIYHNSLDAVSDRDFVLEFLSSASILMMHLSRMCEELIYWCSYEFGYIELSDAYSTGSSIMPQKKNPDTAELIRGKTGRVYGDLMGLLTTMKGLPLAYNKDMQEDKEGVFDAVKTIIPSLKIMAGMVETLKVNRDKMEHAVHNDFSNATELADYLASKGIPFRQAHEIVGELVLKGLKTGKNLSDISLAEYQKISPLITEDVYHVLQPKVAVERRNSAGGTGFAQVEAQIKAAKELLKD; encoded by the coding sequence GTGCCGATTAAGCGGATGTGGGGTGGACGGTTTGAAGAGTCTGGCTCCGATTTGGTAAATAAATTCGGGGCTTCAATCACCTTTGACCAAGAGATGGCCCAAGAAGACATTCAAGGATCATTGGCCCACGTCAAGATGCTTAAGGCAACCAAGATCCTTGACGCTGCCGACGCCGATGCCATCATCAAAGGCCTGGAGACGCTTGATGAAAAGCTGAAGCAAGGCAAACTGTCCTTCAATATTGAAAATGAAGACATTCATATGAACATTGAGGCACTCTTGACGGCAGAAATCGGTCCGGTAGCCGGCAAGCTGCACACTGGGCGGAGTCGAAACGACCAGGTTGCCACTGATCTGCATCTGTACGTCAAAGAGCGGCTGCCTCAAGTAATCGCGGCCATCAAAAAGCTGCAGCAGGTCCTGGTTGACAAGGCCAGCGACAATGTTGAAACCATCATGCCGGGTTATACTCACATGCAGCATGCCCAGCCGATCTCATATGGTCATTATCTGATGGCATATTTCCAGATGCTGCAGCGTGACGCTGAACGATTCAAATTCAACATGCAGCATACCGACGTCTCTCCGTTGGGCGCGGCGGCTTTGGCGGGAACGACTTTTCCAATCGATCGTCAATTGAGTGCGAAGTACCTTGGTTTCTCAGATATTTATCACAACTCGCTGGACGCGGTATCTGATCGTGACTTTGTCTTAGAATTTCTCAGCAGCGCCAGCATTTTGATGATGCACCTGTCGCGGATGTGCGAGGAATTGATCTACTGGTGCAGCTATGAATTCGGCTATATTGAGCTTTCAGATGCCTACTCCACAGGCAGCTCGATCATGCCGCAAAAGAAAAATCCCGATACGGCAGAACTGATTCGGGGCAAGACTGGTCGGGTTTATGGCGACTTGATGGGACTTTTGACCACCATGAAGGGCCTGCCGCTCGCATACAATAAAGACATGCAAGAAGACAAGGAAGGCGTTTTTGATGCCGTCAAAACCATCATCCCTAGTCTCAAGATCATGGCCGGCATGGTTGAAACGTTGAAAGTCAACCGAGACAAGATGGAACATGCCGTCCACAATGATTTTTCAAATGCTACTGAGCTGGCGGACTATCTGGCCAGCAAAGGCATTCCATTTAGACAGGCTCACGAAATCGTTGGCGAGCTGGTCTTAAAGGGATTGAAGACCGGTAAGAACCTTAGCGATATCAGCTTAGCGGAATATCAAAAGATCAGTCCTTTGATCACTGAAGACGTCTATCACGTGCTGCAGCCAAAAGTAGCCGTTGAACGACGGAATTCAGCAGGCGGAACTGGCTTTGCTCAAGTCGAGGCCCAGATCAAAGCTGCCAAAGAACTATTAAAAGATTAA